The sequence TTCGGCTTGCCCTCGGCGTAGAGCCAGGTGTGGAAAAGCCCGTCCAGATCCTTCCCGGACTGGCGCTCCGCGATCCGCACGAACTGGGCCGTCGTACCGTGCCCGGCGCGGTGCGCGGCCGCCCAGGCGCGCAGGATCCGGAAGAAGTCCGGGTCGCCGACGGCCTTGCGCAGCTCGTGCAGCGCCATGGCGCCGCGGTCGTAGACGGGCGCGCCGAAGAGGTTCTTGCCGCTGCCCGGGTCGCCGGGCGGGTAGGCCCACAGGTCCGTGTCGGCCGGGCGGGCGTAGAGTCCGTCGAAGGTCTTCTGGGCGCTGTCGCCGCCGTGCTGCTCGCTGTAGAGCCACTCGGCGTAGGTCGCGAAGCCCTCGTTGAGCCAGATGTCCTTCCAGGAGGTCAGCGAGACGGAGTCGCCGAACCACTGGTGGGCGCTCTCGTGGACGAGGGTGCTCACGTCGGGCGCCGAGTCGTAGACGGGCCGGGTCTGGGTCTCCAGGGCGTAGCCGACGTCCGGGGCGTGGTCGACGATCGCGCCGGCGGCGCGGAAGGGGTAGGGCCCGAACAGCTTGCTCTCCCAGCCGAGGACGGAGGGCAGCTTCTTCAGCACCGGTGCGGACGCGTGCGCCTCGCGGGCGTCGACGGCGTTGTACACCGGGATGCCGTCGGGGGTGGTGTACTGCTCCACCTTGAACTTGCCTACGGTGGCGGTGGCCAGATAGGCGGCCATGGGCTCGGCCGCGTGCCAGCGGAAGGTGGTCAGGCCGTGCGCGGTGTGCTGCCCGCGCAGGACGCCGTTGGCGACGGCGGTGCGCCCTTCGGGGACCGTGATGGTGAAGTCGTACGACGCCTTGTCCTTGGGGTGGTTGTTGCCCGGGAACCAGGTCATCGTGCCCTGCGGCTCGCCCGCGACGAACGCCCCGTCGTCGGTGGGTATCCAGCCGTCGCTGGAGCCGTCCGGGTCGGTGACCGGCTTGGGGGTGCCGTGGTAGGTGACCGTGACGCGGAACGTCTGGTCCTTGCGCAGGGCGTGGCGCGGGGTGACGACGAGTTCCTGGCCGCTGCGGCGGAAGCCTGCGGCGCTGCGGTCGACGGTGACGCCGGTGACCTTCAGGCCCTTGAGATCGAGGTCGAAGCGGCTGAGCCGCTGGGTGGCGCGGGCGGTGAGGACCGCCTTGCCGTCGAGGTGCCGGGAGGCGGTGTCGTAACGGAGCGTCAGGTCGTAATGGCTCACGTGGTAGCCGCCGTTGCCGCTGAGCGGGAAGTAGGGGTCGCCGGCCCCGGCCGCGCCGGTCGTGCCGGACGGCGCCGGTCCGGCGGCCCCGAGCAGCGCCGCGACGGCGACGGGAACGGTGGCGAGGACCGCCTCTCGGCGGAGGACTGCGGTGCGTCGTCTTGCGGTCTGCCGGCGGGGGGTCGTCACATGCGCTCCTCGGGATGGCGGGTGATCGAGTGGCCCACAGACTAGGGGCGCGGGCGCGCCGGTTTCCCTCTCATTCTGGTCAAGTCACGCCGCGTCGGCACCTGGCGGGCCGGGCCCGCCGAAGTACGCTCGCGGGACCGTCCGCAACCCGAGAGGGGCCCCGACCGTGAGCGTGCGCGTACGCCGGATCTATGATCCGCCCGAGCCCGACGACGGCCTCAGGGTGCTGGTGGACCGGCTCTGGCCGCGCGGGGTGGCCAAGGACGCGGCGCACGTCGACAAGTGGCCCAAGGGCCTGACGCCGTCGACGGAGCTGCGGCGCTGGTTCCACAGCGACGAGGGCTCCTATGCGGAGTTCCGGGGCCGTTACGAGGCGGAGCTCGGGGCTCCCGAGGCCGCCGAGCTGCTCGACGGCCTCAGGGAGTCGGTCCGCAAGGGCCCGGTCACGCTGCTCACGGCGTCCAAGAAGCCGGAGCAGAGCCATGCCTCGGTGCTGGCGGAGTTGCTCGAAGGCTGAGGTCAGCCCGTCTGCTTCGCCGCCGCCCGGCCCGCCGCCCGGCCCGAGAACAGACAGCCGCCGAGGAAGGTGCCCTCCAGGGCGTTGTAGCCGTGGACGCCGCCGCCTCCGAAGCCGGCGACTTCTCCGGCCGCGTAAAGGCCGTCGACGGGCGTGCCGTCGGCACCGAGGGCGCGGGAGTCCAGGTCGGTCTGGATGCCGCCGAGGGTCTTGCGGGTCAGGACGTGCATCCGGACGCCGATCAGGGGGCCCGCGGCCGGGTCCAGGATGCGGTGCGGCGCGGCGACCCGGCCGAGCCGGTCGCCGATGTAGCGGCGGGCGTTGCGGATGCCCTGGACCTGGGAGTCCTTGCTGTACGGGTTGGCGATCTGCAGGTCGCGGGCCTCGATCTGGCGGCGCACCTCGGCCGCGTCCAGCAGGGGCTTCTCGGTGAGGCCGTTCATCTTCTCGACCAGCTGCTCCAGGGTGTGCGCGGTGACGAAGTCCGCGCCCTTGTCGAGGAAGGCCCGCACGGGAGCGGGAGCCCCCTTGCCGAGCAGCCGGTCGCGCAGAACAGCCTTGCGGTCCTTGGCGGTGATGTCGGGGTTCTGCTCGGAGCCGGAGAGCGCGAACTCCTTCTCGATGATCTTCCGGGTGAGGACGAACCAGGAGTGGTCGTGCCCGGCGATGTCCTCGGTGGTGCGCAGGTACTTGAGGGTGTTGAGGGTGTCGTAGCCGGGCAGACAGGGGTCGGGCAGCCGGCGGCCGAGGGCGTCGAGCCAGATGGAGGACGGGCCGGGCAGGATGCGGATGCCGTGGCCGGGCCACACGGGGTTCCAGTTCTGCAGGCCCTCGGTGTAGTGCCACATCCGGTCCCGGTTGACCAGGCGCACTCCGGCCTCCGCGCTGATGTCGAGCATGCGGCCGTCGACGTAGGCGGGGACTCCGGTGACCATCTCGGCGGGGGGCGTGCCGAGCCGCTCGGGCCAGTACCGGCGGACGATGTCGTGGTTCGCACCGATGCCGCCCGTGGTGACGATCACGGCCTGGGCGGTGAGCTCGAAGTCGCCGATGCGCTCGCGGTTGGAGGCGACGCCGCGCGGGGCGTCGTCGTCGGCGAGGACGGTGCCGCGCACTCCGCGCGCCGCCCCCTCCTCGATGACCAGCTCGTCCACCCGGTGGCGGTGGCAGAAGGTGAGCAGCCCGTCCCGGGCGGCCTGTCGGGCGTACCGGACGAAGGGTTCGACCACGCCCGTGCCGGTGCCCCAGGCGACGTGGAAGCGGGGTACGGAGTTGCCGTGACCGTCGGCGCGCAGGTCGCCGCGCTCGGCCCAGCCGACGGTCGGCAGCAGGGTGATGCCGTGCCCCTCCAGCCAGGAGCGCTTCTCACCGGCGGCGAACTCCACATAGGCACGGGCCCAGCGCACCGCCCAGGAGTCCTCGTCCTCCAGCCGGTCGAACCGGGCACTGCCCCGCCAGTCGTTCCAGGCGAGGGCGAAGGAGTCCTTGATGCCGAGGCGGCGCTGCTCGGGCGAGTCGACGAGGAAGAGCCCGCCGAAGGACCAGAACGCCTGGCCGCCCAGGTTGGCGGCGTTCTCCTGGTCGACCAGGGCGACGCGTCGGCCCCGGCTGGTGAGTTCGTGCGCCGCGACCAGGCCGGCGAGGCCCGCTCCGACGACGATGACGTCCGCGTGCATGGCGGCCATGGCGTCCGTGTCCTTCCCTGCGCGACTCATGCGTCTACGACTCGTTCGAGGTGCCGCTGCCGTCGGTCAGCAGGGCGGTGAGCAGTTGCCCCAGCCAGGCGCGGGCGGCGTCGCCGTCCTTGTCGAGCAGCAGCTGGGTGGTGACGCCGTCGTACGCCGCGACGACCGCGCGGGCGGCGCCGTCGACGTCGACGAGGACGGCGGGCAGTTCGGTGTGCCCCCGGGCCTTCAGGAGCCGGTCGGCGATGGCCTCCCGGAGCCGGGTGCGGTGGTCGAGGAGGGCCTGGGCGACGGCGGGGTCGCGCGCCGCGTGCACCAGGAAGTCGGTCTTCACCAGCAGCCAGTCCACGTCCAGCAGCAGGACCTCGGTGACCCGGTCCACGGAGGCGGGCACGTCGAGGCCGGGCCCGTCCTGGGCGAGCGCGTCGGCCACCTGGGCGGCGATGAGGTCGGCGCGCTCCTGGTACAGGGCGAAGAACAGCTCGTCCAGGGTGGCGAAGTTGGAGTAGAACGCTCCCCGGCTGTAGCCGGCGGCCTCGCAGACCTCCTCGATGGAGACCCGGCCGAATCCTTTGGCGGCGAAGACCGCGAAGGCGGCGTCGAGCAGGTTGGCCCGTGTCCTGGCCCGCCGCCTGGTGACCCTGCGGGCCGCGTCCTGCGCCGTCATCGCCGACACCTCCATTCGATACACGAACGTATCCGATACATCGATGTATCGAAAGAGGGGGCACCCTCGGGGTCCCAGTAGTACGCAACGCGAGTGTTCTCCGACGAGGAGTCGGAGGCCCTGCGATGTCCCGTCGGCTCCGCCGGCTGCGGTGGGGCGGCCGGCCCGGCGGCTCGGACTGCCGATGGAGGTGCTGGGCATTTGCGGGGTGTCTCGGGAGCAGACGCGTACGGACCATCTGCGGCAGGTGGCGAAGTGTCTGGGGTGGCGGCCGGCGAAGTCGTTGGAGCCGAAGGAGTTGGACGAGTTTCTGCCGGCCCGCGCGATGGAGCACGACTCCCCGTCGTTGCTGTTGCCGACGACAACATCACCGCCAACGCACTCATGCCCGGCGCCATCTACACGAACCTGCAACGCCACACCGGCGGCCGGGGCAGCGGCCGTGTCCCCGCCGAACTGATCAAGACCGTCGAGCAGGGCGCCGCGACCTCCGTCCTCCTTGCGACCTCACCGCTCCTGGGAGGTGTCGGGGGCCGCTACTTCGCCGACTGCAATGAGACCGAGGTCGTCGACCGCCGCTCCGGCACCCTGCACGGCGTCGCCCGCTACGCCGTCGACCCGGTGGGCGCACGCCGCTTGTGGGACCTCTCGCACGACCTGCTCGCACAAGCACGCTGACGCTGCTCCCTCACCGCTCCTGTCGTCACACCTTCGTTCGACGACAGGAGGGGGTGTCCGATGAACCCGGACATTCAGGGGCGCCAGGGCGCCGCCGATCCAACGCGAGCCGACCTACGACGAGCTACGGGCCTGGAAGGCCGGTCCATCGCCGTCCTCGCCCGCGAGCACGACGTCAGCCACGGGGCTGTCCGTACCGCTGTCGCCGACCTCCGGAAATGGGAACGTATTTTCGATTAAGGAAGTACGCTGGACCCATGTCCACGCACCTCCAGGGCTCCTTGTTCGACCAGACCGACGAGCTGCGGCTCGGCCCCCTCGACGGGCTGTGCCGGACCGGACTGGGCCTGGGCGCCTGGATCGATGTGCTGCCGGGCTGGCTGAGCGGCGCGGACGCCCTGTTCGAAGACCTGGCGGCCGAGGTCCCGTGGCGGGAGGAGCGCCGCAAGATGTACGACAACGTGGTGGCCGTACCGCGCCTGCTCGCCTCCTACGCGGCCCACGACCCGCTGCCGCACCCCGTCCTGGACGAGGCCCGCACGGCCCTGTCCGCGCACTACGCCGGGGAGCTGGGCGAGCCGTTCACCACCGCCGGACTGTGCTTCTATCGCGACGGCCGGGACAGCGTCGCCTGGCACGGCGACCGGATCGGCCGGGGGGCCCGTGAGGACACGATGGTGGCGATCCTCTCCGTCGGCGAGCCCCGGGACCTGCTGCTGCGGCCCGCGGGAGGCGGCGGTACGACGGTCCGGCGGCCGCTCGGACACGGCGACCTCATCGTGATGGGCGGCTCCTGCCAGCGCACCTGGGAACACTGCGTCCCCAAGACGGCGCGCGCGACGGGACCGCGTATCAGCGTCCAGTTCCGGCCGCACGGTGTGCGCTGACCCCTTCGGGCCGGTGTCCGGCGGGCCTTAGGGTTCGCCCATGGCCTTGCAGATCAGTGCCACGAACCCGGAGCACCCCGCGCTCCTGCTCGCCCTGCCCTGGGACGTGCCCCTGGAGGAGTGGCCCGAGGAGTACCTGGTCCCGCTCCCCCGCGGCATCTCCCGGCACGTCGTGCGCTACGCGCGCGCCGGCGACGAGGTGATCGCCGTCAAGGAGCTGGCCGAGCGGCCCGCGCTGCGCGAGTACGAGCTGCTGCGCGATCTGGACCGGCTCGGCATCCCCGCCGTCGACCCGCTCGCGGTGATCACCGGCCGCGCCGACCGCGAGGGCGCCCCGCTGGAGCCGGCCCTGGTCACCCGGCATCTGCGCGGCTCGCAGCCGTACCGCTCGATGTTCGAGACGACCATGCGCCCGGCGACGATGCACCGTCTGATGGACGCCCTCGCGGTGCTGCTGGTGCGGCTGCACCTGGCCGGCTTCGCCTGGGGCGACTGCTCGCTGTCCAACACGCTGTTCCGTCGGGACGCGGGCGCGTACGCCGCGTACCTGGTGGACGCCGAGACGGGCGACCTGCACCCCCGCCTCAGCCCCGGGCAGCGGGAGTACGACCTCGACCTGGCCCGGGTGAACATCAGCGGCGAGCTGCTGGACCTGGAGGCGTCGGGCGCGCTGCACCCGTCCGTCGACCCCGTCGAGTTCGGGCACGAGATCTGCACCCGCTACGGCGGTCTGTGGCGGGAGCTGACCCGCACCTCGGTGTACCCGGCGGGCGCGTACCACTACATAGAGCGCCGGATACGCCGCCTGAACGACCTCGGTTTCGACGTGGCCGAGATGCAGATCGAGCACTCCTCGGGCGGCGACACGGTCACCTTCGTGCCCAAGGTCGTCGATGCCGGCCACCACCAGCGCCAGCTGCTGCGGCTGACCGGCCTCGACACCGAGGAGAACCAGGCCCGGCGGCTGCTGAGCGACCTGGAGAGCTGGATGGCCACCCAGGACGACCACGCCCCGGGCGACCCCCTCGCCGCGCGCCCGGAGGTGCTCGCCCACCGCTGGGTGCGCGACGTCTTCCGGCCGACCGTGCGCGCGGTCCCGCCGGTCCTGCGCGGCTCGACGGACCCGGCCGAGATCTACCACGAACTGCTCGAACACCGCTGGTACCTGTCCGAACGGGCCGAGCACGACATCGGCCTGGACGTCGCCGTCGAGGACTACATCAGGAATGTGCTGCCGAAGACCCGCGCGAGCCTGGATCCCACGACACCCGGGTAGTCACGCGTGCGGGACGACCGCCACCGGGCACTCGGCGTGGTGCAGCATCCCGTGGGCGACCGAGCCGATCCAGGCCCCGACGGCGCTGCGGTGCGCCCGCCGGCCGACGACCGCCAGCTGGGCCCGTGCGGCCGCGGACAGCAGCACCTGCCCCGCGCTGCCCATCTCGACGTGCTCGGCCACGGGCACGTGCGGGAAGCGCTCCCGCCACGGCCGCAGCGCCTCGGTAAGGGCCTTCCTCTCGAACGGTTCGAGACCGCCCGCGTCGTCCAGGAGCTTGAGCGAGCCGGGGCTGTAGGCGAAGACCGGCGGCAGCGTCCAAGCCCGTACGGCCCGGACGGCGGCGCCGCGGGCGGCCGCCGTCTCGAACGCGAAGCGCAGGACCTCGGCGCTGTCCTCGGGGCCGCCGTGCTGGCCGACGACGACGTCCCGGCCGGCCGCCTCCGCCGCCGGCCGATCGCCGGCGCGCACCAGGACCACGGGCCGGGTCGTCTCGGCGATCACCTGCTGTGCGAGCGAGCCCAGCAGGAACCCGACCACCGCGCCGTGCCCGCGCGAGCCGAGCACCAGCATCTCGGACTCCGCCGCCGCGTCGGCCAGGATCACGGCGGGCCCGCCCTCCACCACGTCCATGCTCACGGCCAGCTCGGGGTGGCGCTCGGAGACGGTGCGCACGGCCTCCGTCACCCCGTCCGACACCCAGCCGTGCTGCGTGTCCCGGTCGGCGGTGGCGAGCGACGCGGTGTAGCGCCACGCGTGCAGCACGCGCAGCGGCAGTCCCCGGCGTACGGCCTCCCGGCTCGCCCAGTCCAGCGCGGCCAGGCTCTCCTCGCTGCCGTCCACCCCTGCCGTGATCGGGCGTGCCATCCGCCGGCCTCCTCGTCGTGCCGTATGTCCGTGGTCCTCGTGGTGCTGGTCCCCACTATCGGGCACCCTCGCGCACGGGCACGATGATCTCGTCGAGGAGCCACCGGGCGGCCCGCGGCGGATAGGGGCCGCGCAGGCTCAGCACGATGTGCGTGAAGCCCGCCTCGACGAGTTCCGCGACGGTCCTGCGGTCCGCGGCCGGGTCTTCGTAGGACACGATGTACTGCACCGAGCGGGTGATCGTCCTCGGGTCCCGGCCCACGGACACGCAGTGGGCGTCCAGCACGCGGGCGCGTTCGGCGACGCGTTCGAGGGCGTTGTGCGGTGGCCCGGGGATGTTCCAGATGTCGGCGTGCTCGGCGACCAGCCGCAGGGTCCTGTCGCCCCAGCCGCCGATCAGCAGGGGCGGGCCGGGGCGCTGCACCGGCTTGGGCTCGCTGCGGGTGCCGGTGAGCGTGTGGAAGCGCCCCTGGAAGTCGAAGACATCCTGCGTCCACATGCCTTTGAGGATGGCGATGGTCTCCGCCAGGCGGGCGATGCCCTCGGCGGGCGGCACCAGGGTGAGGCCGTGGGCGGCGTACTCGGCGACGGCGGGGTTCTCACCCGCGACGCCTCCCGCGCCGGGCGGCTGGTGGGTGCCGCCCACCCCCAGCCCCATGATCAGGCGGCCGCCCGAGATCACGTCCACCGTGGTGGCGATCTTGCCGAGGACTGCGGGCGGGCGGAACCGGTTGCTCGTGACCAGAAGTCCGAGCCTCAGCCGCCGCGTCCGTGCGGCCAGGGCGGCGAGCAGCGTCCAGCCCTCCAGGATCTGACCGTCCTTGGGACCCGCGATCGGCGCCAGGTGGTCCCACAGCCAGGCATCCGCGATGTCGGGCAGGTCGTCGGCCTCTTGCCACACACGCAGGATTTCGTCGTAGGTGACCCGCATCGGGGTCGTCTTGATGCCGAAGGTCACCGGGTGTCCTGTCCGACCGGTCATGTCGCCCATCCCCTCACCGTCTGTCTGCCGAGAACGTCAGCCAAGTAAATCATCAGCAGTCCTGACTATCAGTCCGGGGATACGATGCCGCCATGACGGGCGACGCATCCACCGCGGCTCTGACCTCGCGTCTCGGCTATCTGCTCAAGCACGTGCACCTGCGGTTCACCGAGGCCTCCGCGCAGGCACTGGCACCCTTCGGCGTCGACGGCCGCGAACTCGCCGTGCTCGCCGTGCTCGCGGCGGACCGGCCGCTGTCGCAGATGGAGGCGGCGGGCCGGATCGGCGTCGACCGGACCACGATGGTCGCCCTCGTCGATGCCCTGGAGGGCAAGGGGCTCGTGGCGCGCCGCCGCAGCACCGAGGACCGGCGCCGGAACACGGTGCAGCCCACCGCGAAGGGCCAGGAACTGCTCCGTGAGGCCGAACAAGCCCGCGCGGAGGCGGAGCGCCGGTTCCTCACCCCCCTCCCCGACGCGGACCGCGACGGCTTCCTGCGCGCGCTGCGGACCCTCGCCGTCGTCCCGGAGGACGAGCGCCCCGAGTCCGGTTGAGCACGGGCCACCGCGCCCCGAGTGCCGGGATCCCGGTCCCTTCCGTATCCCGGGGCGAACCCCGGCGATCGAACATACGATGGGCGGAAGCCGGTGCGGTGAGCCCAGCGGCGCCGTGCCGTTGATCCGACCGTTCGGGGTGGGAGAGGTGCAGGGTGGGAGGCGGGAGTGGCATGGCACAGGCCGCCGACGCAGCGCG is a genomic window of Streptomyces griseochromogenes containing:
- a CDS encoding M1 family metallopeptidase — translated: MTTPRRQTARRRTAVLRREAVLATVPVAVAALLGAAGPAPSGTTGAAGAGDPYFPLSGNGGYHVSHYDLTLRYDTASRHLDGKAVLTARATQRLSRFDLDLKGLKVTGVTVDRSAAGFRRSGQELVVTPRHALRKDQTFRVTVTYHGTPKPVTDPDGSSDGWIPTDDGAFVAGEPQGTMTWFPGNNHPKDKASYDFTITVPEGRTAVANGVLRGQHTAHGLTTFRWHAAEPMAAYLATATVGKFKVEQYTTPDGIPVYNAVDAREAHASAPVLKKLPSVLGWESKLFGPYPFRAAGAIVDHAPDVGYALETQTRPVYDSAPDVSTLVHESAHQWFGDSVSLTSWKDIWLNEGFATYAEWLYSEQHGGDSAQKTFDGLYARPADTDLWAYPPGDPGSGKNLFGAPVYDRGAMALHELRKAVGDPDFFRILRAWAAAHRAGHGTTAQFVRIAERQSGKDLDGLFHTWLYAEGKPKSA
- a CDS encoding DUF488 domain-containing protein gives rise to the protein MSVRVRRIYDPPEPDDGLRVLVDRLWPRGVAKDAAHVDKWPKGLTPSTELRRWFHSDEGSYAEFRGRYEAELGAPEAAELLDGLRESVRKGPVTLLTASKKPEQSHASVLAELLEG
- a CDS encoding FAD-binding dehydrogenase; the encoded protein is MHADVIVVGAGLAGLVAAHELTSRGRRVALVDQENAANLGGQAFWSFGGLFLVDSPEQRRLGIKDSFALAWNDWRGSARFDRLEDEDSWAVRWARAYVEFAAGEKRSWLEGHGITLLPTVGWAERGDLRADGHGNSVPRFHVAWGTGTGVVEPFVRYARQAARDGLLTFCHRHRVDELVIEEGAARGVRGTVLADDDAPRGVASNRERIGDFELTAQAVIVTTGGIGANHDIVRRYWPERLGTPPAEMVTGVPAYVDGRMLDISAEAGVRLVNRDRMWHYTEGLQNWNPVWPGHGIRILPGPSSIWLDALGRRLPDPCLPGYDTLNTLKYLRTTEDIAGHDHSWFVLTRKIIEKEFALSGSEQNPDITAKDRKAVLRDRLLGKGAPAPVRAFLDKGADFVTAHTLEQLVEKMNGLTEKPLLDAAEVRRQIEARDLQIANPYSKDSQVQGIRNARRYIGDRLGRVAAPHRILDPAAGPLIGVRMHVLTRKTLGGIQTDLDSRALGADGTPVDGLYAAGEVAGFGGGGVHGYNALEGTFLGGCLFSGRAAGRAAAKQTG
- a CDS encoding TetR/AcrR family transcriptional regulator, with translation MTAQDAARRVTRRRARTRANLLDAAFAVFAAKGFGRVSIEEVCEAAGYSRGAFYSNFATLDELFFALYQERADLIAAQVADALAQDGPGLDVPASVDRVTEVLLLDVDWLLVKTDFLVHAARDPAVAQALLDHRTRLREAIADRLLKARGHTELPAVLVDVDGAARAVVAAYDGVTTQLLLDKDGDAARAWLGQLLTALLTDGSGTSNES
- a CDS encoding DUF4158 domain-containing protein, with the translated sequence MEVLGICGVSREQTRTDHLRQVAKCLGWRPAKSLEPKELDEFLPARAMEHDSPSLLLPTTTSPPTHSCPAPSTRTCNATPAAGAAAVSPPN
- a CDS encoding alpha-ketoglutarate-dependent dioxygenase AlkB; translation: MSTHLQGSLFDQTDELRLGPLDGLCRTGLGLGAWIDVLPGWLSGADALFEDLAAEVPWREERRKMYDNVVAVPRLLASYAAHDPLPHPVLDEARTALSAHYAGELGEPFTTAGLCFYRDGRDSVAWHGDRIGRGAREDTMVAILSVGEPRDLLLRPAGGGGTTVRRPLGHGDLIVMGGSCQRTWEHCVPKTARATGPRISVQFRPHGVR
- a CDS encoding DUF4032 domain-containing protein, producing MALQISATNPEHPALLLALPWDVPLEEWPEEYLVPLPRGISRHVVRYARAGDEVIAVKELAERPALREYELLRDLDRLGIPAVDPLAVITGRADREGAPLEPALVTRHLRGSQPYRSMFETTMRPATMHRLMDALAVLLVRLHLAGFAWGDCSLSNTLFRRDAGAYAAYLVDAETGDLHPRLSPGQREYDLDLARVNISGELLDLEASGALHPSVDPVEFGHEICTRYGGLWRELTRTSVYPAGAYHYIERRIRRLNDLGFDVAEMQIEHSSGGDTVTFVPKVVDAGHHQRQLLRLTGLDTEENQARRLLSDLESWMATQDDHAPGDPLAARPEVLAHRWVRDVFRPTVRAVPPVLRGSTDPAEIYHELLEHRWYLSERAEHDIGLDVAVEDYIRNVLPKTRASLDPTTPG
- a CDS encoding universal stress protein; protein product: MARPITAGVDGSEESLAALDWASREAVRRGLPLRVLHAWRYTASLATADRDTQHGWVSDGVTEAVRTVSERHPELAVSMDVVEGGPAVILADAAAESEMLVLGSRGHGAVVGFLLGSLAQQVIAETTRPVVLVRAGDRPAAEAAGRDVVVGQHGGPEDSAEVLRFAFETAAARGAAVRAVRAWTLPPVFAYSPGSLKLLDDAGGLEPFERKALTEALRPWRERFPHVPVAEHVEMGSAGQVLLSAAARAQLAVVGRRAHRSAVGAWIGSVAHGMLHHAECPVAVVPHA
- a CDS encoding LLM class flavin-dependent oxidoreductase translates to MTGRTGHPVTFGIKTTPMRVTYDEILRVWQEADDLPDIADAWLWDHLAPIAGPKDGQILEGWTLLAALAARTRRLRLGLLVTSNRFRPPAVLGKIATTVDVISGGRLIMGLGVGGTHQPPGAGGVAGENPAVAEYAAHGLTLVPPAEGIARLAETIAILKGMWTQDVFDFQGRFHTLTGTRSEPKPVQRPGPPLLIGGWGDRTLRLVAEHADIWNIPGPPHNALERVAERARVLDAHCVSVGRDPRTITRSVQYIVSYEDPAADRRTVAELVEAGFTHIVLSLRGPYPPRAARWLLDEIIVPVREGAR
- a CDS encoding MarR family winged helix-turn-helix transcriptional regulator; the protein is MTGDASTAALTSRLGYLLKHVHLRFTEASAQALAPFGVDGRELAVLAVLAADRPLSQMEAAGRIGVDRTTMVALVDALEGKGLVARRRSTEDRRRNTVQPTAKGQELLREAEQARAEAERRFLTPLPDADRDGFLRALRTLAVVPEDERPESG